TGTTTTATCCGAACGCCCTCTGGTTCCTTCGCTGCCGGGTCAGTGCGCCCGGGGATCCGGACGGGTTGCGACAGGGAGCGCGTCGGTGGAATTCGATCACGGAGCGCCACTCTTGTTCTTCGTCGCGTCCGCCCTCGTGATCCTTCCGTTCCTCGTCGTCATATCCGGACTCTTTCCCAGGGCGCGGATCGATCTGGACCGCTCGGTGCTCGTCCACGCGCCGAGCGAGCGCGTCTGGGAGTTCGTGGGCAGCGTGCCGGCCCTTCTCGGCAGCCACGGCAGGTTCAGGGACTTCGGCCGTGTGACCGGGTGGTCGCTGCGGCACGGTGACGGCGAGAGCGCGGGATCGGTCTGGCGCGCGCTCGGCACCTGGGGCGCCTCGCCCTACTGGGCCGATATCGAGATCCTTCGCATCGTCCCCGGCAGGGAGATCGCCCTGCGACTGCGTCATGACTCTCTCGGCACCCAGAGAGGACTGCGCGATCACGTGGGATTGCTGTCGCTGGAATCGATCGATCCCGGCGCGACCAAGATCACCTGGCGGCTCGAGGCGCGCCTGCGCGGTCCGCGGCTTCGTCTCGCGTGTCTTCTATCCTCGCGGCGCCTGCGCGCGCGCCTTCTGGATCAGGGGCTGCGCTCCTTGAAGGTCGAGATCGACAGCGCGACGAAAG
Above is a genomic segment from Candidatus Dormiibacterota bacterium containing:
- a CDS encoding SRPBCC family protein; this translates as MEFDHGAPLLFFVASALVILPFLVVISGLFPRARIDLDRSVLVHAPSERVWEFVGSVPALLGSHGRFRDFGRVTGWSLRHGDGESAGSVWRALGTWGASPYWADIEILRIVPGREIALRLRHDSLGTQRGLRDHVGLLSLESIDPGATKITWRLEARLRGPRLRLACLLSSRRLRARLLDQGLRSLKVEIDSATK